AAATGGAACCTCGCGGAAGAGGGTTGCACCAGTACCACGGAAAAACCCCTTGAGACCATCTTGCTGCAACGTTCCGACAATGGCTTCCCCTACATTTTCAAATAGACCAGCTTGCAGCCTTTGCTTCAGCACCTCACAAGGTATCCGAACCGCAGTTCCCAAAAATGTGCTGCAGAATGATGCTATAGATTGAACCTAAACATCATCCACTGAATAAGAAACTCTATATTTCATAATGCCATTAAAATTGAAAGGGCAGGTTAAAACTACATATCCCTAACCCAATAAAGCTTAAACATGTACAAAAGAGGAACGTTCTAACAGTATATCCTTACACAAACAGAGTCGAGAAAACATACAAATACAGCCATGATGAATGAAACTAACAATGCTAATTTTGATAACACCAAGGCAGGAAAACACAGTTAAAAGCACTTTTTTAAGGTAAAGTTGAAGAaattcaaatgattgaaaaattaCTGAACATATAATAGGAAAGTGGTACGCTTTACAATGCACATTCATGACCTGTACCTGTAATTCTGGAAGTGTAGGTGCAACGTTTATTAAAACAAGCTTGCTTGCTTCGAAAATTCCCGTTCGCAAACCATGGCTGTGGTGTTCATTACATCAAATCTCAGAAAAATAGAGTAAAATCGTTTCAACGAAAAAGAGAAAATAAGATGTTCAGATGTACCTTGAAAATTGACCTAATATAGCTGGAATGGACCCTCTATAAAATCCTCGGACTCCAAGTTGAGGAAGATTTGATATAACTTCTGAGAAGGTAAGGGTTGAAGCTTGCACCCGTGTCTAACAACCATTGAAAACAATCAGATCGCCTCTCCGAATTATGAAATTATGAGAGAAGCAAAACACATATCAAATATTCACATATCTATTAAGCTCATTCATTAGTTTTATTGCATGCTTTTACTCGTGGGACATGTTCCAGATAATCATGAATTATAACTAATCAACACACGAACGCACATTATCATCAAATGATATgccaaaatttcataaaatagaaTAATATAGGAGgagaatcatatatatatatatatatatatatatatatatatatatatatatatatatatatatataaagacaaTAACGCACATTTTTACCAAATACAAGAACACAGTTTTAAGTGTGCAAATGCATTTAAGAAATTTAATTCAGGCGgagaaatcagatgttttcaGTACAATATCTGAAAATACCCCGAAGATatcaatataataaaaaaaattgcacgATTAAGTTGTTTCTCGAGACTGTACCTTAATTGTGTCAACTGGATACAGGAAAGATGTAGACAATGCAGAAGAAAGCCCTCCAGCCAATGCTGATTTTAAAACACTTCCGGCAGGTAATTCTACTGGCGGAGGAACAGCCACCACCGTCGCAGCTTCAAACCAGATACTTCTGCACATAATTGATGAGTCGCAGTAAGTTGCTATCAACGAGTTGATTATACCATGCCATGTAAGTCTCAATGCTCACACCTAAATTCTCCTAggaaatttcttaaataatttTAGATACCAGATTCAACAACATAAACATTTAAGTAGTTTCAGGTTTGGCGATTTGAATCCCATTTTGTTTCATGCCTGAAAGAAGAAGAAATGTGAAAACAAGAGCAACTCTCGGAGATTTCATGGACAGAAGTTCACATAAACTCGATGTTTTACGATAATCCATCTAATAATAACTAGTACGGTAGTACAAATACGACTAGTGAACCAACCCTAAAACTTTTGACAATTTCAGCATCTAAAATGCCTTCTTTGAATCTCATTCATCCCACCTGCTCCAAGTTTACGCAAATGAATTATCAAATATGCAAAGTAAACAAGAAATTCAATATGGTATCAATACTCTGAAAACATTTCGACAAAGGCTGCACAAAAGGATATAGTAACTTTGAATTACCGTGGGTCTTCTTGAAGTCGGTCTGATGggagcaatagcataaaattccTGAAATGCCCATAAGATATCGATTCCTCAGCATCGGCATTCAGGAAACGCATCATGGCAACAGCATTATCTTCATTCGCTGGGAGTCCTGCATTCTTCAGTGATGCCAAGATCTCACTTTTCTGTAAAGTCCCGGACTTGCTCAAACAGAGACTGGTGTAAGCACGAAGTATTGTTGGTTCTTTCTGTTCCACCAAGGATAAAAATTGTTTCCAACCAAAAGATTTCGAGAACAACTGACTTCTAGCACGGCGCATAAATTCGTGAGCATATCTCTTTGGCAGTTTCCTTTTTCTCATAGCAACTTCAAGATCTTCCATTGTAACTTGTCCATCTCCATCTCGATCCAACTCCTGGAAAAACCTCCTTcctgaaaaaaatttaaaaagagaGAGAGTGATGTAGATTGAGATTCAATGTGAGACTGATTATCTGATGAcaaaattttttgaatttaagGGTGAATGGTAAAAACTAAAAATACTTTTGAATAGCATTATACGGGGTACAACCAAAACACATCTATTTTACAGGGACATAGAATAGGTGAACTTCGGTCAGTTACTGAATGTGAGTATGTGATACGaaagaattaaaaattaaaaacactACACTTCACAACACAGCACATTCTTAATGTTAGTGAAAGGTGACTTGAACAAAATAGTAATGCATACCTTCAGCTTCTGTATACCTGAAGAAATCCTGGACTGAGAAAAGTTTCTTTTTGTCAGGGTGGTCTTCTTTTGAAGACCTACCTATCTGAGGTAGAAGCTCAATTAATTCTGTAAACGAGACAGTAGATAGAGTGGATCTCAATCGCTCAACATTGGATAGTGGAATACTTAGCAACCCAGTTGACACCTTTTGTAGAGAAGTACCTCCATTATTATTATCTAGCTGATTAGCATCATTACAAACTCCATCATCCCCCACATCCTTTACAGAAGGCACTTCAACAATACCAGATGGCACACCTCCAACTCGTGCAAACTTCAAGTTTCCCAAAAATCCATTCACATCTGCCGTTTTACCTTCTAAAATACTGGCAAGTGCTTTAAAGTGGTCAAACTGGTTAATGAGAGGGATCGAAGTTTCGTGATCAGCATTCGCACACTCATGTTCTGGAAAACCCCCATCAAACTTCGGCAAATgactcaactgatcaaacattATCCCTATAAAATAGTCAAAAGACAAATCTTTTCCTTCTTTAACCTTTGACTCCTGCTGCTTGATTTCACTAGCAACTCTTGGTTTTGCTTCCACTTGCGCTCCTGACTCATCACAACAAGAACTATCCCTGCGACTCTTCTGTGTCCATGTTTTCCCAGATTTGAATGGGGTTGGGATTCCCTGAACAAATCCATTAATCAAAAACGCCCATGCCACCTCGATGTGAAAGCATTTCCAATTTTCTTTCTCACGATCATCACTTCCAAATCTCTGCTTCACCCCTTTCTTCGACGAATGGACATTCATATCCTCAACCCCAACTCTATCATTATTACACACACCATTGGCGCAATTTTCCGTAAAAATCCCTTTCCTCTCATCAACTTTAACCACCATATGTTGATCAACACTCGCACTACTCTTTCTTTTCACATTTAACGGAGCTACCACTAGCTCTACATCATTgttattattactattattcaGATTTCCATTTTCTGAAACCTCATGAAAGCAACTCACAACCTTACGAAAATTGGATTCAATGGGCAAAAAAGCACTCTTAAAAACctgaattgaattaaaaaatgACTCCAGCGGGTCATTCCCTGTCACAACCATCACTAAAACCCTAGCTCACGAACACATAAAAGAAATCCCACAATCCAACCGATGAAAAAATATCAACAAAATCCAAATAAACCGAAACCCATCAAGGAAACAACACCTTTTCAATTCAACGAGCTTATTCGAATAATCTGATGAAATCTGCGACGTATAGTCAACTCTGGATGTCCGTTTGTCAGTTCTTCTTGTGCTGTGTGTTCTATATTGCATTTACATACATGTAAATTTTTGTGGATGGGTTTTTCCGAAATTTAAGCATCCAGATGCTTTTGTTGTTGGCACATGtatacatatattatatatatatacatttgagTAGAAGTAAAGATAAACTTGGATAATGGGATGAATTTCTGAGTCACCAGAGAGATTAACATTTACATGGAAAGGAAATTTTTTAAGCTAATATAATGAGATCTTGATAAGGGATTTTTGTAAATTTGCGTTTTCGATTTTAAATCTGACCTCATTTCAGGAAATCACAGTGCAGATAACGAACTTTAATTCACATCGAATACTGAAGTTTATGTCTCGGAATCAACtccaataaatattaaaataaataattatttaaacacaaattttatgtattttttttcatacaaaaatttATGTATTTTAAGATCAATAAAAAGACACCCttgtgataaataaattttagatagacataaatattattttatataaacgtCACATGGATTTATTCGACCATATCTTTAGTATATTACCAAAATATCCTATGTAATACGGGGggactttaattttttttttttgaagtacaCGTGGATACGACAAAATCCGTGCTATTGACTTTTTTAGGTTGATCAGTCGGACACATCGAAAACAAGTTTCGACAAAAAAAAGTTTTggcttttcttttttaaatcaCTGCTCTGAAATTTACATTgtatatatttacatatatatgtatgacaaaaacttgtgtgagagttgagacggtctcacgggtcatatttgtaagacgtatatcttatttaggtcatccatgaaaaattattactttttatgttaagagtattattttttattgtgaatatcggtagggttgatccgtctcacagattaaaatccgtgagacattctcacatgagacccactcaatatgtatatatatttctacaatatatttgtataaatatttatatatttttaacaaTGTCGTACCTTAACATTATCgtattttatattttcaaaatttatcgTATCGTCATATTCGTATCATATTCGATGTGATACCCATATCCATGTAACATAAAaattatcaatccaatagatcAAATATTGAGCTAATATCCGAACGTACCCTGAATATGAACTTcagtaatttttttgtttttaaaaatctgGTTAGTATTTATACAGTGTAACGTTCAACAAACTAGTGCTGGTGAAGATACTCATCATACAATTTGCAGAAAACACTTCCCTTTACAATAGTTCTAATCAGTCATTCACACAGCACCCTGAAAAGATTTGAGTACTATATGAATgagaaaatatatatgtttatatcaTATTACATTACAAATTCAGCATCTCatatcaacttaaaataatgtCACAATAAACTATTCAaattggttttgaaatttgacaACAAATGTATCCATGCTAAACAAATTACTCTATAACTACAAAGATTTCCCCATCAAGAATCACTCAACTGGTTCTTTTCCGTTGAACTTAGCTCGTTGCTTTATCAATGGACGATCAAATCCACTAGAATCAAGTTCATGATCCTCGAAGGATTCCCTTTTGGGTGACAATGAGTTCTTACATGAATATTCTTGATCTGTGGGAAGGCATGGATCTGATGTAACTTCTTTTATGTTGGAACGGTCATTGATGGAGGGCCCTGGCTTGTCGTTACCAGAGGAAGGTGGATTCTCAACCATTTGACACTGCGAAAGCTCGTTTGAGTTTTGTAATGATGCTTTAGACTTGTTTTCTTCCATCTTTCTCTGCTGCTCAAAGATCTTTTGAAGATGTTTCCCTTGTTCTTCAATTCGCAATTGAAGATTTCTTTGAATCTGCAGAGGAAAGGTGACTCCATACATTTTCAAGACTGTTGCTTATTAGCGTATATAAAAATGCTCGTGTTTACGAgatataatccataaacaacaatGAATTTTTATAACCTTGGGAAACAAAAATGCAGGAGAGCTAATATAGATGAACTCCTATTAAATTAATACTTCGagtaaaacaaaagaaaaccttatatgtatatatagtgtgtgtgtgttgatgAAAGTAAAAACTCTGAACTACAAAATCGCACATCCAATCCTCCACAAAGAAAGACAGTCTCTTCTCAGGAGGCAAGAAACTAACATTCAACTTAGTTGGCAACACGAGCATCATTTGCATACCTCAAGTTGTTCATGGAGTTGCTTCTGCACTTCCATCTGCAGTCTAAGCGCTTCAGTTATTCCCATGGTCCTGCCACAAAAATAATCGATATTAATATTTAGAACAACATTGTTTCGAATCCCAACCGAACATAACAAAGAAAAGGTCAAATGTGAGAAATATGCCATGTGAATGAAAGGGAGAGAGAGAGACTTACGTCTTCAAGTCCAGGGACATCATCTCTGCCACATTTTTTGACTTCTTCTCCGACGCTCCTGACATCATAAAGGATCATTTTTTATaaaatctaaagaaaaaatAGGAATCTATTAATGGAAGAGCAAGATCAGATTCAGAAAGTCATTATTTATCATCGAAATATTACGAAGATAGCACTATGTCAACTACACCAGCGTCCAGCAGGGTAACACTGAAGGATACATAGTTTTTTCATGATTTAAGGGTAATTGTCGAATAACCGCATCCAAATAGTTAAATAATGTCTTGCTGTATACAGATATTGTTAAAATATCCtgacaaaaataaattaattaaaatataaaattctttATTGGGTCACATCCAATGAATTCCAACTTTGAAAAAAGTGGTTTCTAACAGTATTGGAAACAGATTGTCACATATTCAAGGCTCTAGTTACTCCATCATCccctttttattttaattgagtcgACTTGGTCGGTTATTTTCGGGGCTTTGCTGGCCAATATCACAACAAGTACACATATGTAGCTCAAATATTAATGTCAGACATCCTGTCTACCGGTTGCATGCGATGAGACGTGTTACAGCATAAAATTATTATAGAACCACTCCCATGAGCCCgagtttttgggaaaaaaagtTTCTACCAAATACGAAATAAATGGCAGACATGTTGACTTGTTCAGATTAGCCCTCAACCATTACATTCATAACAAAAATTACAACCGAGGCAATGGTTACCTTCTGATGACTCTGGCTTGTATCTTGCAGTTCTATATTTCTGGAATTACAGAAATAGTACGTTGAGAAATGGTGTAACATACAAACCAAGAGAGTACAAAAATAGAAGTTCAAAGACTCAAAATACCTGCAAGTGGCTTTTCACATGATAAATGGTCAGGCCTTCAACATTCATGAGTTTCAAGACAGCTTTTGGTGTAGCTCCTATGAAGCACACACCACAATGTTAAGACATGTGTGTTGAGTTTTAATTAATACCAGAGATAAAACGGATACAGTTGAAGATTGCAACATGTACTGTAGCATGCTCAAACAGCTTGCATACATTGACAAAATTCCCCAGGGCCACAAACTCTTGTAATTCTCTGTTACGCTTCTTTTTACTTCTGTTTTTAGTTTTCCCACTCAACCATCAGGTGTAACTCAAACCCGCTAATTGATTGACCATATAACTCTCTTGTAAATTACTTTATAGGCAATCACTAATTCTTCTATCTGAGGTCAACATTGATTGCTAACAGAGAAGGAGCTCAAGAAAAATGCTTCAGAAAATATTTcggacaaattttttttaatgaattgtCTGTCCAGTTAGTGACATCACTTTatgaatatataaattttattaatatgtagaatattttaaaatctcaAAATGTAGCTTAGAAAATTAGAATAAAATATAGTAATAGAGCATTTAtagaaaatagtaaaaaaaataaaaactaaagTAATGATTATGCTTGCAGCGTGAAAATAATTTTTGGGAGAAGAAAGGAAAACAAGGGTcgtaattaattttattttcaagaaTGGAGAAGGAGAGGAAGAAAATGAATCCAAATATCACCCAAGTTTTCAAATATTAAGTTGTTAATGAGATCAAGAAATCAAGTATAAATGAACCGGGTACTCACGTTCATTACCACCAAGCTTAGACACAGCATCCACGAAAACTTCATGAAGTTCCGGTGTCCATCGCATTCGAGCTTTGGTTAAAGGTGCAGCACGAGGAGAGCTAAGTACAGAACAGCATTGTCCTCCTGAGGTGGGAGAATTCTGATGCTGATGAATTTGCCGATGGCATACATCAGGTGGCAATTCCAGTAACTGGTAAGTCATTGACAGTTCAGAGCAGAAGAGATACATGAGATATTAAACAATTGAACCCGCTCAAAATCTAGTTTTCCATGAGAATGAAATTTAACAATGTGTATTTGAAATGATGTAATACTAATACAATTCAAATTTCATATGGTGTGACATTTGAGAATCAAACCTCGGCATTGAGGTCTGGAACATTGACATCAACAAGAAGATCACTCCAATTCGTGTCCAGTGTATCATCGACTTTGATCAATTGATCCGCCCATTCGTGCCAATCTGTATTCCTACCATGTCCATCTGATGCCAATACACCTCTACATTCCACCAATTCATCCTGAACATGAATATTCAAGGGAATGTCCAGAAAATTTTGGGTCGCATCATTATCCCAAGAAACTTCTTCGGTATCCATAGAATAGCCACTTGATTCGCTAGCTTGCAGGAAGGAATGTTGGTATGATACAAAAGAATCCCCATCTTTCAGTGATTCAGAAATCATTGATGACTTAGCCAATTGACAAGAATTAGGCGAGTAAACAGTTTTGTCACTACAGGAGGGTGTCATAGGACTTAAGGACGTTAAATTAGTAGTCAGTTCTCGACCTAAAGTAACCTGAGGCGAATCTGGCAGCTTCGGAAACTTTTCTTCGAATGGAGAAGACAAGACCCCAAAAGATGTGGACATAGGTCCAGACACTTTTATTTCATTCAGATGTGCTTCACTGGATTTTATCTTACACAATATAGGGGGGATATTCTATTCTTTCCATAAACAGGAAAGAACCAGATCCTATCAGAGTTCTCCGGTGCCCTCAAAGAACCACACCTCTCAAACCTTTAACTTTAAGCATCTGAAAGAATATGTCAAACGAAAAAGTGAGAAGCGACTCAGAAATCGGACTAAAATAATACTATCTTCCTTTAATACGTATGCCTAATTGATGTGAAATCAGCTCATAATATTTAGCTGGACTAAACGTACGGGATACTATTTGACATTCCACACACTTATCTGATAGGAAGTAGGCTGATTCAATTACTATcaaaattcattaaaatattcTGTGCTTCTCTTAGAGAAAGGCAAAATCTAACGAAAAACTAAGTTCAACTCCCGTAGAGCTATCCAACCACAAactaaaattcataatcaaATACATAAATTATGAAGGAAACAAGAATTTGCTGACACGATTCAGGAATTAAGGCTTCCATTCATCTGATACCCCATAAAGAGCCAAAAGTCAGATACCCCTAATCGGTTAATGTATCTTATCCATCTATCTGTGAATCAAGAATTAGAAACTTGAACGCGAAACTTGAAAAACAAAGCGAGAATCACAAACAAAATCATTTTCCAAGTTCCAAAAACTCGGATACAGCCGCCCGTTTCCACACCACCACCCCTGAGCAACCCAAACGCATACAAATGACTacacaataataaaaaaaactcgATGTGGGCAGTGGGCACATCAAAACACGGCTCAGAAACGGACAAAAGGCAATCTTTTTGGAAACAACTGACAACCCAATTCAATAAATGGaaggaaacaaaaaaaaaacaaagttaAACATAACAAAAACAGATGAAATTACACACGAAATGGTGAATCCGAAGTGGGGTTTGGCCAACAGTTCATGGGATCCAAGAAAGATGAGAATCAACCAACTGGACTCGAGATGCAGCAGAATCCGACGGAATATCGATAGACGTTGGccgagtaaaaaaaaaaaagcttagTAAAGATTAAAGAATGCTGACAAGAAACATGAATGTGTCACAGTAAACGATAAAATTCACTATAATACAATGTTAAATGAATCTGATGTTGGAATTAGTAATACATTTCTAAAACGGGAATCAAAGAAAGCTGACTTCGCTAAAACCATATCCCAATTTTTTTCTAGCtcaacaaaataataataaattaataaaataaatgtgtCAGCTACATACGAATCAATGATTGATGGTAGCGTGTGGTTATGGTGTTTGTCTCATCTTGGCCGTTGATTTTTTTGGTTGCCTGATTGATGAATCTACGGTTGAATCAATTTGAGACTAATCAAAAAGGTTAAAAAGTTAAACACCGTTTTAGGTAATGATTATGACTGAAAAGATTGGACTCGTGTGGTATATGAATTCATTTTagaaagttttaaaaaaaattaaatagatgagattattgatagaATCATTGTGAGCATCAGTATGATGTTTGAGCTGTTATATTTTGTTTATGTATTATAATATCATTTAATGTAGAATatatatcttgtgagacggtctcacgaatctttatctgtgagacgggtcaaccctaccgatattcacaataaaaagtaatacttatgATATctctctcacaaaatacgagtcgtgagaccgtttcacacaagtttttgtctttaatATATTAATCCGATTGCTCAATATCATATTATACTTATATTTTTTTCAGGAGATTTTATTTCTTGTTAATCAagtataatttcttcttctttttccctATGATTTATGTAACATATTGATAGATCCATACATGTATATGTTTGTTCGTTTAAGAATTGAAAGAAGATGACATAAACAAGTTGGAATTaagtaaattaaatttattgatGCGTATGTCTAATAAAGCAATACCATCCCATCCCAATTCAATGCTTTTTGTGGTTGAAGTTTTGTATGGTTGAAAGAAAGACCATGGATCGTGATATGTGCAATTAATGCAaattatacaattttttttttttttttttgaattcctAAACTAAGGGGTGGGGGATCGAACCCATGCCATTTGGCTGGGGATTACAAATGAGAACCATTGGATCACTGCCCTGATCTCTAATGCAAATTATACAATTGTTGTCTTGAAAATAtaacaaattatttaaaattattaaataatatatattaaaaatatttaatttaagcaCCCGTTACTCTCTCTTTCAATAAAGAGACCAATTTAGATGGTCCAAGCATTATAATTTAAAGAACTTATATTATGCATAATTTATGTGAAAAGAACTTCAatggaaaagaaaaaaaaaaaggggtGAACCCCACCTCCGAGGACCCCACACAGAGCCGCCCCAAGTCCCGACGTGAACGGAGGTAAATCAGGGTTATGCACGGGCAGCAGGTACTCAGAGGAGAAGTTGACAGGAGAAATTCTCCATAAAGGGAGAGCCGAAACTCGATCCTCACCAACATAGATTAAAGTATTCTTCACTCCCGTTAAAAATGTTGAGAACTTACGTTCATATCTTGAATTAAATGTATcagaaaaaatttcaaaattgggCTGACACACAAAATCTCAAGTCACGCAATTTCATTAGTTGGATCCAATTATCTTGAAGAAATATTGAATTGGCTAGTTTATATATGCCTTCAAGAGGAAAAGAGAAGGGGAAATTGTGGAGGAAAAACTCATAAACAACAGAATCCATCATGCTAAATTATTAAGAATTCATTCAAAAATTAAGCGGAAGCGTACTTGAAGTCATATTCctgaattcatttatataatgtttatcattatcttctgatatttctgtTTTAGCTCATCATAAAAACAGAAAGTACATTTATTTCTCTACACATTAAAGACTCACAACTTTGTGGAAAAGTTGACAGATAAGTCACCCGTACTACCGCTTTACATAACCGTACATGAGATTTTCACCTCATACAGCTCCTCGTTCAATTCTTTCGAATTCTATACATTAAATCCCAATAACCTGAAAATTTAGCTGATCAATTTATTTTGTACTTAACCTGCCAGCCTGCGGCGCCCGGACCACAAAGGAGAACTCAATACGGAAAACCTCCCTTAAGGGATCCCCTCCGGTGGTGGACCGAGACAGAGCCTTGGCTCTTGTTCAATTCTTTCGAATTCTATACATTAAATCCCAATAACCTGAAAACTTAGTTGATCAATTTATTTTGTACTTAACCTGGTAGCCTGCGGTGCCCGGACCACAAAGGAGAACTCAATACGGAAAACCTCCCCTAAGGGATCCCCTCCAGTGGTGGACCGAGGCAGAGCTTTGGCCCTCGTCGCCCCCACCCCCTTTCAACAGTAAATGTATCCTGCAATATTTTCACCTGCTTTCAACAGAAAAGTTATCTTTTGCTGTCTTTGCAGTATTCATCACTTCCGCGTAGACATTTAAACGCCTTGATAGGATGGTTAATATGAGCAAAGTCAATTCCATGATTCTGCAGATTATATATGAGAATGTTCATACGTAGGAGGGGAATGGAGCTGTCTTGAAAAGCAAATGGAAAATTCCTATATGGTGACGCATAAAACCAGTTAAAATGCAAGGTCAACAATGGTGGATCCAAGAATCCAATCAAGGGGGCAACGCATGAGAAGGAAgtccaaaattttcaaaatagtAATTTCTTCTCTACAAA
This is a stretch of genomic DNA from Primulina eburnea isolate SZY01 chromosome 11, ASM2296580v1, whole genome shotgun sequence. It encodes these proteins:
- the LOC140804342 gene encoding uncharacterized protein; the protein is MVVTGNDPLESFFNSIQVFKSAFLPIESNFRKVVSCFHEVSENGNLNNSNNNNDVELVVAPLNVKRKSSASVDQHMVVKVDERKGIFTENCANGVCNNDRVGVEDMNVHSSKKGVKQRFGSDDREKENWKCFHIEVAWAFLINGFVQGIPTPFKSGKTWTQKSRRDSSCCDESGAQVEAKPRVASEIKQQESKVKEGKDLSFDYFIGIMFDQLSHLPKFDGGFPEHECANADHETSIPLINQFDHFKALASILEGKTADVNGFLGNLKFARVGGVPSGIVEVPSVKDVGDDGVCNDANQLDNNNGGTSLQKVSTGLLSIPLSNVERLRSTLSTVSFTELIELLPQIGRSSKEDHPDKKKLFSVQDFFRYTEAEGRRFFQELDRDGDGQVTMEDLEVAMRKRKLPKRYAHEFMRRARSQLFSKSFGWKQFLSLVEQKEPTILRAYTSLCLSKSGTLQKSEILASLKNAGLPANEDNAVAMMRFLNADAEESISYGHFRNFMLLLPSDRLQEDPRSIWFEAATVVAVPPPVELPAGSVLKSALAGGLSSALSTSFLYPVDTIKTRVQASTLTFSEVISNLPQLGVRGFYRGSIPAILGQFSSHGLRTGIFEASKLVLINVAPTLPELQVQSIASFCSTFLGTAVRIPCEVLKQRLQAGLFENVGEAIVGTLQQDGLKGFFRGTGATLFREVPFYVAGMGLYAESKKAVQKLLERELEPWETIAVGALSGGLAAVVTTPFDVMKTRMMTAPPGRPITISMVALSILQHDGPLGLFKGAVPRFFWIAPLGAMNFAGYELTRKAMVKNEEAGEPVVQK
- the LOC140804322 gene encoding protein PHR1-LIKE 1-like, giving the protein MSTSFGVLSSPFEEKFPKLPDSPQVTLGRELTTNLTSLSPMTPSCSDKTVYSPNSCQLAKSSMISESLKDGDSFVSYQHSFLQASESSGYSMDTEEVSWDNDATQNFLDIPLNIHVQDELVECRGVLASDGHGRNTDWHEWADQLIKVDDTLDTNWSDLLVDVNVPDLNAELLELPPDVCHRQIHQHQNSPTSGGQCCSVLSSPRAAPLTKARMRWTPELHEVFVDAVSKLGGNERATPKAVLKLMNVEGLTIYHVKSHLQKYRTARYKPESSEGASEKKSKNVAEMMSLDLKTTMGITEALRLQMEVQKQLHEQLEIQRNLQLRIEEQGKHLQKIFEQQRKMEENKSKASLQNSNELSQCQMVENPPSSGNDKPGPSINDRSNIKEVTSDPCLPTDQEYSCKNSLSPKRESFEDHELDSSGFDRPLIKQRAKFNGKEPVE